One genomic segment of Stigmatopora argus isolate UIUO_Sarg chromosome 3, RoL_Sarg_1.0, whole genome shotgun sequence includes these proteins:
- the LOC144070905 gene encoding RNA polymerase II elongation factor ELL — MAALRQERRYGLSCGKINKNSPNRTLYHVKLTDTAIRTLETYQNLKASLPNQTSICFKGSQGYIKIPTSDSPDGFRVFSFYLSCDSKEKPQSSFDCIHQFVSGEGKDQLEGQGSIQDKITVCATDDSYQATRERMSQVEKDIWSRSAIEIKPGPSKCVKVQRKQGLVSGSDSSNKHSPSNKRSLVPSPVAQRPLRDRIIHLLALKHYRKPELLLWLERERAGPKDKADLTSVLDEVGKLSLKDNSYSLKDELYRHVQRDWPGYLEEEKQLIHRLLIRKLQPLHTTNQLKSPQSNQSSHKTPGDSPSQLSPAKTLSAKRSLALDQSHCHTPKKQRLTDHCVPRQSPSHGDYGAHNGDKSNPNPLPPCPNGLHSPHKLSVSSRTTPKAERTEPASKALTPKASHMDGTLCTDQQLPNGQHKKKKPKRHKEKERERLKPEWMETSPDSKKNQGEKTPVRSTKEDLPDYLLKYSSITALEQREQYKNDFCSEYDEYRALHDRIGAITEMFVQLGSKINTLSPGTQEYKLMEEQILQKYRKYKKKFPGYREEKKRCEYLHQKLSHIKGLILDFDRAQEVS; from the exons ATGGCAGCACTGAGACAGGAGCGTCGTTACGGTCTCTCCTGcggaaaaatcaacaaaaacagTCCAAATCGAACTCTTTACCACGTCAAACTTACCGACACCGCCATCCGGACCCTCGAAACATACCAGAACTTGAAG GCATCGCTACCCAATCAGACATCCATTTGCTTCAAGGGAAGCCAAGGG TACATCAAGATCCCGACTTCGGACTCACCCGATGGATTCCGGGTCTTCTCTTTCTACCTGTCCTGCGACAGCAAAGAGAAACCTCAGTCCAGCTTTGACTGCATTCATCAGTTTGTTTCAGG AGAAGGCAAAGACCAGCTggaaggccaaggcagcatccAGGACAAGATCACAGTTTGCGCCACAGATGATTCCTATCAGGCGACCCGGGAGCGCATGTCCCAAGTGGAGAAAGACATCTGGAGTCGTTCTGCTATCGAGATCAAACCGGGACCCA GTAAGTGCGTGAAGGTCCAGAGGAAGCAGGGTCTAGTTTCGGGCTCAGATAGCAGCAACAAGCACTCCCCCAGCAATAAGAGGAGCCTGGTTCCCAGCCCTGTGGCACAACGGCCCTTGAGGGACCGCATCATCCATCTCCTGGCCTTAAAACATTACAGGAAACCCGAGCTGCTGCTGTGGTTGGAGAGAGAACGAGCCGGTCCCAAGGACAAGGCTGACCTGACCTCGGTGCTGGATGAG gTTGGCAAGCTAAGCCTGAAAGACAATAGCTATTCCCTGAAGGATGAGCTTTACAGACATGTCCAGAGAGACTGGCCCGGTTATCTGGAGGAGGAGAAGCAACTCATCCACAGGCTTCTGATCAG GAAGCTTCAACCACTCCACACTACTAACCAGTTGAAAAGTCCCCAAAGCAACCAATCATCCCACAAAACGCCCGGAGATTCTCCCTCCCAACTCAGTCCTGCAAAGACACTCTCTGCG AAACGTTCTTTGGCTTTGGACCAATCCCACTGtcacacccccaaaaaacagagaCTAACAGACCACTGCGTCCCCCGGCAGTCTCCGTCCCATGGAGACTACGGCGCCCACAACGGCGACAAAAGCAACCCTAACCCTCTCCCGCCGTGTCCCAACGGTCTGCACTCGCCGCACAAACTGAGCGTATCGTCGAGGACGACTCCCAAAGCGGAACGGACGGAGCCGGCTTCCAAGGCACTAACCCCCAAGGCCTCGCACATGGACGGGACGCTTTGCACTGACCAACAACTGCCCAACGgtcaacacaaaaagaaaaaacccaAACGGCACAAAGAGAAAGAACGGGAGCGCTTAAAACCGGAGTGGATGGAAACCAGCCCGGACTCCAAGAAGAACCAAG GGGAGAAAACACCCGTCAGAAGCACAAAAGAAGACTTGCCGGACTATTTATT gaAATACAGCTCAATTACAGCACTGGAACAACGCGAGCAATACAAAAACGACTTCTGTTCAGAGTACGACGAATACAGAGCTCTTCACGACCGCATCGGGGCCATCACGGAGATGTTTGTTCAGTTAGGCTCAAAGATCAACACGCTCTCACCGGGAACACAAGAGTACAAG